TAGGAGTAATTGTGAAGGTTCTGgatataccaaaaaagtaaaaattccaATACTCACTACCCTTGAATCTTAGTTTACTGTTTCTCTATGTATTGTTTGTGTTTGTCTATCATCTTTCTCAATGTCTAGTCTAGACTTGTCCTTTTAACCAATTTGTGCTTTTGTTACAGATTAGTTTTTCAGATTGGTTTTTATCCAAAGGTGGCACACGCATGAGTATTCAAAAAATGTGGGATCCAGTTGCCTATGCCCTTGGGTTTATTGACTGCGATAATATCAGTGCCCGCTGCATGCTTACCATATTTGCATTGTTTGCCACAAAGACTGAGGCTTCCCTTTTGCGAATGTTGAAGGGTTCACCAGATGTTTATTTGAGTGGTCCCATCAGGAAGTACATCACGGATAGAGGGGGCAGGCATGGTTCTAGATACTAGAATATTTCCACCATGACTATCCAAATTTCTTCCTATTTATATCCTCGTATGCTGCTGGAACAGGTTCCATCTTAGGTGGGGATGCAGAGAACTACTTTATGACAAAACGGATGATGGGAGTATTTATGTTACAGGACTTTCCATGTCAAAGGTGATATGTGCTTTCTTGTTTGAAATCTTTACATGCTTGCTTAGAATACAAGTGACATTCTCAAAATCTTTATAGTTAATAccttgttaatttttattttcacaggCTACTGCCAAGAAAATTGTGAAAGCTGATGCTTATGTTGCTGGTTAGTAGATTACTTTTCCTTGGTTTTcgtatttatttcttattttgccCACAATCTTCAATTATTATGGCTTACTTTCATTTACACGATGCTAGCTTGTGATGTCCCTGGAATTAAGAGACTAATTCCATCGGAGTGGAGGGAACAGCAGTTTTTCAATAACATCTATGAGCTAGTTGGAGTTCCTGTAGTGACAGTGCAACTCAGATACAATGGTTGGGTCACAGAGTTGCAAGATCTAGAAAAGTCAAGGTAATGCTctgcattttaattttagggTCCACATAGAAACTATAGAGTGAGGTACTTTTGTTTGACAATAaagattgatatattttaattttgaccaTTATTGTTCAACTTCTTCATGCACCCTTACAATCTGGAGGGCAGGCAACTGAAGAAAGCCGTTGGTTTGGATAATCTTCTCTACACACCCGATGCAGATTTTTCTTGCTTTGCAGACCTGGCGCTTTCATCTCCAGAAGATTATTACATTGAGGGACAAGGATCATTGCTCCAGTAAGTGTTTGTTGTTTCACAGTTctaaaatttttctttcactCATGAGTTCATTAACTATCtggaatataattttaagaaagatTTTAAGTGCCTTGCTTGAATATTCTGCAGTCAgcataatcataattattatatatatatatatatatatatatatatatatatatatatatatatatatatgtatgtatgtaacattaaaaacaacatatatgtgcaagaatattgaaaaattgatctatattttaagattttaatgttCCCATTGCTTCATAAATTGCTTTTGGTTCCTGGCTATAAATACAtcatcagatttttttttaatctaaagaAAGAGTACTATTGCGTCTCTATACAACTTGCAATAAGCCAGGTTAGCACTACAGCATGCACCAATCATATACAACATTCTtaatagaattaaaagaaaaaagaaatgaaaaagtacGGGGACCAAGCCAAAACCCACTAATGAAGCCTAATGAGTAAATTTCTCATGGTTCTAAATTCTGATCATCATCATGCATATAGTATTTGATTTAGTGTTGACCTTCTAAGTATATAACGCTAATACCTTTGTCAGATGTGTTCTGACGCCAGGAGATCCATACATGCCCTTACCAAATGACGAAATCATTGCAAGGGTAGCAAAACAGGTtggttaaaaagaaattatacttCTCTTATTATGGTTTTTGATATTTTCACCGTTGCTTTATTAGTGACATGAAAAGTGTGCATCAAAAGTGAGAAGCTTATGATGGGGTGTGTTACTATGTGTTGATTTATTTTGATAACTAAGCATTCAACTTCATATGATATAGTTAAAATGTGGTTTGATTACAGTCAACATTCAATTACATAACATATAATTACGAGGAATCCTTTCAGTATGGTATCAAAGTGGTCTCATACTCGGTGACCTGTTACACTAATCGGCTGTTAGACCTTGACTTTTTCCCTGGAAGCACTCGTCCTAAATTTGTCACTTTGACTTTCTCTATTGGGTAAACAATACCATtgcaacattttttctcttcaGTAGCCACTGCACCCTGAGTATTTTCTTGCTCTCTGGCAGCCGCTCCACCCTTTGAGCACTTCTGCTCCCCAAAAATAGCCGCATTCTCCAAGCATTTTGTTCTTCGGCAGCCACTGCACTCCCAAAGCAAATTTTCTCTTTAGCAGCAGCTGCACTCTCAGCATTTTTTGCTCTTGGGAAGCCATTGTACCCTTCGAACATTTTTACTCTCTAAGAAATTTTGCTGTCTAGCAACCGTTGTAGCCTACTGCATTTTTTCTCTCCAGCAACCAGCGCACTCTGTtagcatttttttctctctccagcAACCGCTGTGCTCTTCAATCATCTATTGTTGCTCTCCATTAGCTGCAACAGCGTTCGAGCATTTTTTTCTCTAGCAGCTGTCACGCTGATCTCTGACAGGACCCTGTGATCTGAGCTACCGTTCTTTGATGACTACATACTACCTAACTCTTTGGTCAGCCACTGCCATGTATTGCTAGTTCCTCATCACGTAATCTTTACACACCTGTACCAAACTGATGAGCGAAACTTTGTCTATACTGACTTTGTCAACTACAACAACTATTGATTGACATGATGATTGTCTCTTTTGAGTTCTAGCATTGATTACAGACTAAATACAATTACAAGCAATCCTTTCAATACATCATTAAATGTTACGGGTTGAATTTGTACTTGTTCATTTGATGCATATTTGTTCATGCTGCTaatttgatgcatgtttctgtaatcatcaacataacattttatattatttctatcaTAAGCCACGTCATATGTTTCATTATGTAGTCTATTTTAGGTGTTTTTAAGTCAATGGTAGATATTCAGTTCTCTTTGTCATcatattgattttgaaaatttctacCAGGTTTTGGCACTGTTTCCATCATCTCAAGGTTTGGAAGTGACTTGGTCTTCTGTTGTTAAAATTGGCCAATCTCTGTACCGTGAGGGACCTGGCAAAGATCCATTTAGACCAGATCAAAAGACACCAGTGAAGAATTTCTTTCTTGCTGGCTCTTACACAAAACAGGTACACTTTCTTGACTGGCATAGTTTGTGCTTCTACACATGCCACAtataacctaaaatttaatgttatcaAGATGCTTTTTGCCTTTTCATGTCCCTTTACAGCAGCTAGTTACTTACAAATACTTATATAGGTCCCCGGGGCTTGTGGTATAacctatgaaaaaaaaaatagaaagtgaaGTAGCTTTTATGACACTGACAATAAATTTCTGCTGCTATATTTGTTTGAATGGGATTACCTGTGATGGTACCACGATCTACCGAGAACTatgtattttcttctttcagtATCTGGATTCaggattaaaaaatattcttggTGTCTTTTGGCACTCTAATGAATTTATTGGCATTCTTGTTCAATTAACAGTTCGATAAACAAAGAGAAAGGATGTTTtagataaaaatcattttaatagaAGTGACGATGGACACGTGGAAAGTGGTAAAGGCAATAGACATTTCCTACTTTCTCTTGTACAAAGTTCTGGTTTTATACAGGATGGAGCACTGCAGATATTCGTTATATACAAAACACTCTTATCTGATAGAAAGGCTTTCACTCCTAACTTAGTAAGTTGGTCTGTGGAAAGTTGTACGAGGAtacaacaataaatatttatacagtgTACATACTTCTTCAATAGAGATCAGTATATGCTTTTACTATGGACTCCCACACCACATCTGAGATATAACTCGGTCAAATTTACCGAACTAATTTAACCTTTCCTTTCAAATTTGCGTTCAACCTTTTTTATCCATCAACTGTATTTTACTTTGACCCCACGTCAAATTTTTGTGAGCTCTTATTGGTGTGTTTGTCCTGCAATTGCAGTATGTTCATTCCAGTTTCACCGCAGTAGTGATATGTGACTTGCATTGATACTActcacttttattatttatttacttgcATGGCTgcgaatttttctttttgttcagGACTACATAGACAGCATGGAAGGTGCAACTTTGTCTGGCAGACAAGCTTCAGCGTATATCTGTGATGCAGGGGAAGGATTAGTGGCATTGCGGAAGGAACTTGATGCTGAGTTCAAAGACGACCTAAAGTTTACAAATACTAAAGATGAATTGAGCCTAGTATGAGAAATTTCCTTGTGGGGTAGTCAAAGTCGACGTGATGCAAGTTTGTTCTTTTCGCATGCAacattttagaatatatattcAATCGAAAAGTAATTACAGAAATAATTGTTTCAAAGTGTAGCTCATAGTTCAAAAATCCCGTGTCTATCAATTGCGTTGAATGCAGCATTGTTAAATGAATAATAGCTATACGAATTATATTATAGCCACCAGTTAGTTGCTTTCTAAAAGTCGGTTAACTGTTTTTGATAAGCCAATtcattttttgtattaattaaatactAGATCTTAAGTAGACGTGTTCAAGACTAACTAAGCAAACCATACACTTACACAAGACCACCCAGttacattgttttgaaaaagaattctTCTTCCTCGATTTCCATTATTTCTTCTTGCACTTCTATAAAGAGTGGAAAAAGTTCACCTGTCCATGTAAAACATAGTGCAATGTGGAAATCAATGCACTATAATTATGAACAGTACGAATAAAATGGAAAACTTATACTCAATAAAGTTAACTAACTTTAACATCTAAAATCCTTTACCTTTGTCAATTCAGTGACCAAAGTAAGATATCACAAGAAAGAACACCAGTGGAGattgaatgaataataaaacagaaaaaccaaatgagcaattgtttttttataggAATTAGGGAGTGTAGGAGGAAAATAGGGGTGTAGGGAGAATTTTTCCAATGAAAATCGGATAATTATAGTATTGGGTCACTCGATCTTTACGGGTCCAAAGTGCAACAGGTATCCATAGGGAGTAGTTTTGAGccgaaaaaaaatatataatttttgtatcggAAAAATAGAATATCcaaggataattttttttattcaattaaaaatttatatataaataatttaaataatttaaaaattatacctATCTTAGTTTCTAACAACTTTCACTTAATTCTTGTGCACTAATGCTAGAAAACACATTTACACTAATattgaattatagaaaattgGTAATACATTCGGATAAACTTAAACGCAAAAAACAATCATAAACAGATGAAGCAGTGGAGTAATTTCGTTCGGCTAAAACTGGGGCGCGTTTGATTTGATGTTGTGAACGATTGAGAACCTAAATCCGTAGAGAGTAAGAGAAGCCTTGTCCACACAAATAATTTAGCGAATATTAGGTTGGTGTTTCGACAGAGAAAGCTTAGGAACTGTAAACCGGGAAGACAACCTTAATCTAAATGAACAGGTGACGGTTTGATATGAATCATAATGGTATACTCGTCTTCGGAAATGGCGAAACTATGGTGCTTCAGTGGAACACCTCTACCACCTTCACGCAACCAGGTACCACTATTACTACATGATAACAAATCtaatctaattaaatatatctataGAGGAGAATTCAAGCTTTTCAAATTCGTTGTTGCTTATCTCATTTATATTGTGCCGTTGCAATTGCAGTTGCGAAGGAATCACGGCGTTCAAAGGTACTCAAACACTAAGGTGCCCAAAAGCATGAAGATTTATGTAAGTATGAACAAAGAAAGTGAAAGTGAAACCCCTCAGATGTTGAAAATAGTGGTGAGCGGAGTGACAGAGCTCTTGAGggttttttctccttctttcgaTCAAGCAAGGTGTCTATGCCTACTCAATCTCCTACTTTCTTTACTTACCATCTACATATGTACTGATTACTCACTCCCACATATTTATATTCAGCTTTGAGAAACAGAGAGATGAATTCCCAATTTCGACCGTCGATGATGTTCTAAGTATCATCAAATCTGATTACGACAACGCGTATTTCGTAACAggtaacattatttttcttttgttgtagtTCTTTTATTCTCAATATGAAGTAGCATTGGTATCATTTCCGTGTATGATAAATCTGTTTATTTTAGCAATGACTTCTGACTGTACTTTGAATAGTCTCTAAATTCTTAACATTATCTTTCCTTGTTTAGCATCTTCTGGCttatgttctttttttaattccatttattttattattgcgATAAtgacatcatttttttttccgtATGGTATCTGTCTCTAAATTTTTGCATGCATGATGAAACGGGAGCGTGCTTGCAGACATGAACTATAGGGCTAAAATTAATGGACGCATTTCTCACTTTTGTTTGACATCTAGGGAACTTCAGTTCTTCAATTTATGCTGAGGACTGTATGTTTGAAGACCCAACTATTAAATTTCGTGGTAAGAATTCTTGCCCTTGTGCTTGGCTTGTCTTCTCttcttctgttttcttttcaaCAGTTACTCATTTTTGttacagaaaaaaagaaaacatcacTTTGAACAATGTTCAATCAACTGAAGCTATATGATGCATGGTCATACAGGTAGGGAGTTATACGCACGAAACCTGAAGTTGCTTGTTCCTTTCTTTGACCGTCCATCTATTATACTACAAAATATTGAGAAGGTAGATATTCTCTGTATAACATTTTACTCGCTAGTCGTACAacttttaaatgtatatatatatatatatatatatatatatatataagaggtTGTCTCTCTGTTGGTACTCTTGTGACATTAAGAAGATTCACGTTGTCTGGGAGTGAATAAGAGTGATCTGTTCATGAtcagaaaattttattttcttttgttgctcACCTGGAAGAATGTACTAATGGGGGGACTTGGCATCAGACTATTGGCATAGGATGGTTCTTTTGCGTTTGGATTTTGGAAATTCCATAGTTATATTTAGAAAATGGTCAAGTTTTAGAGATGTGAATAGAATTGTATTTTAAACCGAATATGAATTTCCATGTTTTTgagaaaatcaatttaaatttcaaaacattaactAAAGTGGGAGATTTCTTCCCAATCCATTCTGAAGTAATATGCTATTGGAATCCAATCTTTTGCCTTATGAGAAGTCTACGTTTATCTTTAAATGAAGGAGATTGCCCTTTTAACTGGATATTGGGAAGCTGGGCACTTAATATCTACCACTTCCTATTCATAAATGGAGTCACCCCACTCCACCAATATCCATAGCTGAAGGAGCACGCGATACTAAGAGATGTGACATAGTCTGTTATGAGAGATAAAGTGATTATCATTACTTGTTGAAGTAGTTTGAGTAAGAGATGTAGGCTTCTAGAATGATGCACTACTTGTAGAGGGGTTTCAAGTTTATCTAATAATCTTGTAAGCTTTATTAGATATAGTAAATCGTGTGTATTTCACTGTTTTCGAACTCTGGTGTGTTTTTATGAGTTCCCATCATCTGCCCAAGTAGAAATTTTGATTCGGTTACACCTGTTGAAGTAGTTCAATTCCAGATGTGTTAATTTTCAATCTATGGTTTCGATAATTCAAACCATTTCTTACCCATTTGTGTTATGGTTTAGACCCTTTAAAGATATGTTTCTCTCTTTTGATTATATGTGGTCATCTTTCTCTTTGTTAAGTTCCTATGTTGTCTTTCTTGGAAAATTGAAAGCCCTGATATTACAACTCTCGCGACTCTGTTATTTAAATACTAAACACTTTAGCgctgtttgtttctttcaatcAGTTTCTGGATCTTACTATAACCAAAAGGACATTATCCTCTCTGGCTACACTGTTTACTCAAAAGATACATCTTCACGTTTAGTTCATGATATGTTTCATAATGCAGGATGTTGATTCCGACAGAAATTTTGTGCTGGCATCTTGGAAACTAAGGTGCTTGTCCCCGTCCTTGTGTGCATTAATGAACCATCATATTTCTCTTTTCAAACACTTTGTATTCCCAAAGTTAAGGAGTTACCCAAAACTTGATAtaagagttgttaaaaaagattgaattaaaccttttcttaattttgaatcTTGTGCTGTATAATGCTAGCTCAGTTGTACAACCTGGTCATATGGTTGTATATATGTACCTGTTTTGAATCAGTGAAGACTATCTTGGTTCCCTCTATATATGCATTGTTCAAAGAATCataaaattcttataaaagaaaacattgaaattccattatagaaataattttgtGATATTCTTGAATATACACAAAATTCTGTATTTGTCATCCTTCACCTTTAACACAAACACATAGtttagcactaaattgattccTAATGGGTTGCTGCTTGTAGCACTGCAGTGTAACGAAATTAGGCACAATAGTCTTAGTTGATTCCTTAGGTTTGTCAGGTGTGCTACGATGGCCATCGGTATCAAGGTATCCATGTATCGATTAAATATGAACCATTACCTAAAAGATATCTGAAGCTACATCCCTGGTCTCCATTCCATGATTTCATCTATCAAAATTCTGaatttctttgttaatttatttgGGGGGTGATATGCAGGACCAACTTGAAGCTTCCTTGGAGGCCACTGATTTCTATTGATGGAAGCACAATGtatgaattaaatgaaaattacagAGTCAGTCAAAATGCATCCTATTCTCTCTGTTGTAGACCTTTGCACCAATTGATGTGATTTGAGATCCATGTTAACTCGTGTCTTCTACTTATTTGTTTGACAGATTGTTAGACATGTTGAGAGTTGGAATGTTTCTGCAGTTGAAGCAGTTCTTCAGATTTTCTCCTTAAACTCGGGTGGTTGATATGTTAAGTTTCATGAAATCTTCGCATTCATTCATCAAATGGCTCTTTTGGACAGAGTCACTTGGTAATATATATTTCACaatgattataaatttatgtaGTTGTTAAAGATGCAATATACGCCTATGTTTGCAGAAAATTTACGTTCTAGAAGAAATGTTAATAAATGGTGTATTGGTTGCTTGAGATCCAGTCTATATAAATTTCAGTATTTACACGCAACATGAAAAGTCAAAGAGATTTTGGGATTTGTAGGATTTGAAATTCTAGTtcgtatattttttttcttgaaaggaAAACTGCATTCCGGAATCAGGCAGTCATCCAAGAAGTACATAGCTGAcacagaagaaaagaaaacagacTTATTGTTGACAGTACACTAAATTAAGTTGAGCAGGCAAAAGATTCCCTTTTCCATTAAGTGCATGTTTGAAAAAGTGCACGTCTGAAttcttcataattatttataaaaagaagaaaatataaataaaacaaaaaaattctgtgaactaaaattagtttatctttaggctaaaattcaaattttaaatttttttgagataatttaataaaataagttatttttatgaggaagtttgtttgttttttccttttaatccTCTTCTTTTGAAGGTACTCAAGGAGAAGTTTTTCTGAACAAACTCTAAATTTGTTGCATTGGTCATACTTGCCTGTACCTGTAAGAAGTATGGAGTGATTCAAATCATCAGTTGATGGATCAGCTTTATTATTTGTACCACAAGACGTGCATCTGTTGCTATAATGGTGGGGTGAGATTAGTGTTTAGTGCAGAGCATCTCTAGACCATGAGTTCAGCGTCATAGTTCTGTTAGCAGAACAAATTTTTCTATGACACTCCATTATCCTTTCCCTCCACTCTGACCACTGCAGCACGACCATGAAGTTCAAAATCACTTTTTACTGCCTTTAAAGTTTAAATGAATTTTCTCTTTACACTGAAGTTTGACCCTCATTCATAATAGCCTAATAGCCCATGCCCAACCTTTAGTAGATTTAGTATGAGTACTTGCTCAGTAGACCAAATTTAGTTGCATTGAGAATTATGAAGGCTTTGTACTTACTTTTTGACCAAACAATACTCCTTATGCAGCAATGCGGATTCCGAGGAGTTAACAGGATGTAAGTCTTGtgaaatttgtttcattttagttCATTTAGTATTAAAAGATTGTAGGGTGAAACATACGAATTTGGAGTTGCAATCTCAAACAAAGTGGCTTTACTATTTCAGAGGTTTGCCGATCTTCTGGGCATCTCTCGCATGCCAAATTCATTACACACTAGTTCTGAAGCCCAGGGGTAAATTTAATGTTAGAAAGTGGTAGTAAATAAAGAAGTCATATTGCAGAGAATCCCTgatattttaaagaaagataTAGTTACCTTTCTATCTGTATTTTGCCTACCATATGATGTCTAATGGTGAGATGGTATTATTGAATCAGAGAATCCAAGGTGCTACTTTGCTCTGCCTTaatagatagatagatacaCACACAGAGGACTAGAAACGGATAACCATTGAGCTATTTTGTTCATACTACTTGAAGACAACTTAAGATAAATAATTCCCAAGAGATAAAGTAACTGTACAGGATATACAGAAAGCTGAGATACAGGACTACGCTACAATCCAGGACAATATTCAAAGTTGAAATCTCATGAAAACAGTAGTTTCATTAATTGAAACAAGTTAaaaatcgattatcataagtgaagTCATGAATTTGCCAAAGAACAATGGAGCGATCCTGTTACAAAATTTCAGAGTTCAGTCTCTCCTCCAAGCGTAGAGTAACAAAGAGAAACCACCGTTACTGCTCCCACACGACCTAGTTGATGAAGAGGACGAGCTCCTTCCTCCATCACTGCTCTCTTCCGTCCACTGCAACACACCAGAGTTTGACG
This genomic interval from Vigna radiata var. radiata cultivar VC1973A chromosome 8, Vradiata_ver6, whole genome shotgun sequence contains the following:
- the LOC106772487 gene encoding zeta-carotene desaturase, chloroplastic/chromoplastic encodes the protein MAMASLIQCSATSFSATRGGDSAGFFSPFTARFSKTYKCRVRCSLDDNVSDMSVNAPKGLFPPEPEHYRGPKLKVAIVGAGLAGMSTAVELLDQGHEVDIYESRPFIGGKVGSFVDKRGNHIEMGLHVFFGCYNNLFRLMKKVGANNNLLVKDHTHTFVNKGGQIGELDFRFPVGAPIHGIRAFLTTNQLNTYDKARNAVALALSPVVKALVDPDGALRDIRNLDSISFSDWFLSKGGTRMSIQKMWDPVAYALGFIDCDNISARCMLTIFALFATKTEASLLRMLKGSPDVYLSGPIRKYITDRGGRFHLRWGCRELLYDKTDDGSIYVTGLSMSKATAKKIVKADAYVAACDVPGIKRLIPSEWREQQFFNNIYELVGVPVVTVQLRYNGWVTELQDLEKSRQLKKAVGLDNLLYTPDADFSCFADLALSSPEDYYIEGQGSLLQCVLTPGDPYMPLPNDEIIARVAKQVLALFPSSQGLEVTWSSVVKIGQSLYREGPGKDPFRPDQKTPVKNFFLAGSYTKQDYIDSMEGATLSGRQASAYICDAGEGLVALRKELDAEFKDDLKFTNTKDELSLV
- the LOC106769699 gene encoding uncharacterized protein LOC106769699 isoform X1, encoding MVYSSSEMAKLWCFSGTPLPPSRNQLRRNHGVQRYSNTKVPKSMKIYVSMNKESESETPQMLKIVVSGVTELLRVFSPSFDQASFEKQRDEFPISTVDDVLSIIKSDYDNAYFVTGNFSSSIYAEDCMFEDPTIKFRGRELYARNLKLLVPFFDRPSIILQNIEKDVDSDRNFVLASWKLRTNLKLPWRPLISIDGSTMYELNENYRIVRHVESWNVSAVEAVLQIFSLNSGG
- the LOC106769699 gene encoding uncharacterized protein LOC106769699 isoform X2, with product MVYSSSEMAKLWCFSGTPLPPSRNQLRRNHGVQRYSNTKVPKSMKIYVSMNKESESETPQMLKIVVSGVTELLRVFSPSFDQASFEKQRDEFPISTVDDVLSIIKSDYDNAYFVTGNFSSSIYAEDCMFEDPTIKFRGRELYARNLKLLVPFFDRPSIILQNIEKDVDSDRNFVLASWKLRTNLKLPWRPLISIDGSTILLDMLRVGMFLQLKQFFRFSP